In Actinomadura citrea, a single window of DNA contains:
- a CDS encoding acyl-CoA synthetase: MGSLGFWRLAQADPEWVAAVDPDGTPHAAGDLLARANRLVHGLRALGLEKGDGICGLVPNGADGVVLYLAALQAGWYYTPINWHLTGPEIGYIVADSEAKAFFVHERYAAEGTRAGEEIEAHRRFAFGEVEGFRPVAELVDGQPDTLPDDRTNGATMHYTSGTTGRPKGVKRALAGLDPDDSAELMTFLLGMFGIPPGRPAGGEHQAHLVTSPNYHTAVTQFGGTALQMGHTLVYMDKWDAEETLRLIQEHRVSNTHMVPTHFKRLLSLPEDVRSRYDVSSMKWAIHAAAPCPVPLKQQMLEWWGDCIWEYYAATEGGGTIASPADWRAHPGTVGNAWPISELLIVDDDGEPVPTGAHGTIYMKMAGVEFEYKGDREKTEKNRLKDFFTVGDIGYLTEDGFLFLSDRKADMIISGGANIYPAEIENEIILHPKVGDVAVFGIPDEEWGEQIKAVVEPAEGVEPGPALAEEILASLEGRLAKMKWPRSVDFIETMPREPNGKLLKRKLRDPYWKDRDSAI; encoded by the coding sequence ATGGGGTCATTGGGCTTTTGGCGGCTGGCGCAGGCCGATCCCGAGTGGGTCGCCGCCGTCGATCCGGACGGGACGCCGCACGCCGCGGGCGACCTGCTGGCACGCGCGAACCGGCTCGTCCACGGCCTGCGCGCGCTGGGCCTGGAGAAGGGCGACGGCATCTGCGGCCTCGTCCCGAACGGCGCGGACGGGGTCGTCCTCTATCTGGCGGCGCTCCAGGCGGGCTGGTACTACACGCCGATCAACTGGCATCTGACCGGTCCGGAGATCGGCTACATCGTCGCCGACAGCGAGGCCAAGGCGTTCTTCGTGCACGAGCGGTACGCCGCCGAGGGCACGCGCGCGGGCGAGGAGATCGAGGCGCACCGGCGGTTCGCGTTCGGGGAGGTCGAGGGCTTCCGGCCGGTCGCGGAGCTGGTGGACGGGCAGCCCGACACACTGCCGGACGACCGCACCAACGGTGCCACGATGCACTACACGTCCGGGACGACGGGACGGCCGAAGGGCGTCAAGCGAGCGCTCGCCGGGCTCGACCCCGACGACAGCGCCGAGCTGATGACCTTCCTGCTCGGCATGTTCGGCATTCCTCCGGGCCGCCCCGCCGGGGGCGAGCACCAGGCGCATCTCGTCACCTCCCCGAACTACCACACGGCCGTCACCCAGTTCGGCGGGACGGCCCTGCAGATGGGCCACACGCTCGTCTACATGGACAAGTGGGACGCCGAGGAGACCCTGCGGCTGATCCAGGAGCACCGCGTCAGCAACACCCACATGGTGCCGACGCACTTCAAGCGGCTGCTGTCGCTGCCGGAGGACGTCCGGTCCCGGTACGACGTGTCGAGCATGAAGTGGGCGATCCACGCGGCGGCGCCGTGCCCGGTGCCGCTCAAGCAGCAGATGCTCGAATGGTGGGGCGACTGCATCTGGGAGTACTACGCGGCGACGGAGGGCGGCGGGACGATCGCCAGCCCGGCCGACTGGCGCGCCCACCCCGGCACGGTCGGCAACGCGTGGCCGATCAGCGAGCTGCTGATCGTGGACGACGACGGCGAGCCCGTCCCGACGGGGGCGCACGGCACGATCTACATGAAGATGGCCGGCGTCGAGTTCGAGTACAAGGGCGACAGGGAGAAGACGGAGAAGAACCGGCTGAAGGACTTCTTCACCGTCGGGGACATCGGGTACCTGACCGAGGACGGGTTCCTGTTCCTGTCCGACCGCAAGGCCGACATGATCATTTCGGGCGGCGCGAACATCTACCCGGCCGAGATCGAGAACGAGATCATCCTGCATCCCAAGGTCGGGGACGTGGCCGTGTTCGGCATCCCGGACGAGGAGTGGGGCGAGCAGATCAAGGCCGTCGTGGAGCCCGCCGAGGGCGTCGAGCCCGGCCCGGCGCTCGCGGAGGAGATCCTCGCGTCGCTGGAGGGGCGGCTGGCCAAGATGAAGTGGCCGAGGTCGGTCGACTTCATCGAGACGATGCCGCGCGAGCCCAACGGCAAGCTCCTCAAGCGCAAGCTCAGGGACCCGTACTGGAAGGACCGCGACAGTGCCATCTGA
- a CDS encoding crotonase/enoyl-CoA hydratase family protein translates to MTERLPISTEHCIVERDGHVVIVTMNRPEARNALSSSMLVGLADAWAYISDTPEVRVAVLTGAEGTFCAGADLKAMGQQPSDPRVQERMAQIPDFHWKGLLREGQPTKPLICAIEGYAVAGGTELLVGTDLRVVAEGATLGLYEAKRGLFPMGGSAIRLPRQIGYANAMDILLTARSVTPQEALAMGLINKIVPDGQALAAARELADQIAACGPLAVQGILRTYRETQHLSEEDALKISDEIGWPVIGSEDAKEGSRAFKEKRPPVYHGK, encoded by the coding sequence ATGACGGAACGGCTGCCGATCAGCACCGAGCACTGCATCGTCGAGCGCGACGGCCACGTCGTCATCGTCACGATGAACCGCCCGGAGGCGCGCAACGCGCTCAGCTCGTCCATGCTGGTGGGCCTCGCCGACGCCTGGGCCTACATCTCCGACACCCCCGAGGTCCGCGTCGCCGTCCTCACCGGGGCCGAGGGCACGTTCTGCGCCGGCGCCGACCTGAAGGCGATGGGGCAGCAGCCGTCCGACCCCCGCGTCCAGGAGCGGATGGCGCAGATCCCCGACTTCCACTGGAAGGGCCTGCTGCGCGAGGGCCAGCCGACCAAGCCGCTGATCTGCGCCATCGAGGGCTACGCCGTGGCCGGCGGCACCGAGCTGCTCGTCGGCACCGACCTGCGCGTGGTCGCCGAGGGCGCCACCCTCGGCCTTTACGAGGCGAAGCGCGGCCTGTTCCCCATGGGCGGCTCCGCGATCCGCCTCCCCCGCCAGATCGGCTACGCCAACGCGATGGACATCCTGCTGACCGCCCGCTCGGTCACCCCGCAGGAGGCCCTCGCCATGGGCCTGATCAACAAGATCGTCCCGGACGGGCAGGCGCTCGCCGCCGCCCGCGAGCTGGCCGACCAGATCGCCGCCTGCGGCCCCCTGGCCGTCCAGGGCATCCTGCGCACCTACCGCGAGACCCAGCACTTGTCCGAGGAGGACGCCCTCAAGATCTCCGACGAGATCGGCTGGCCGGTCATCGGCTCCGAGGACGCCAAGGAGGGCTCGCGCGCCTTCAAGGAGAAGCGCCCGCCCGTCTACCACGGCAAGTGA
- a CDS encoding NAD(P)H-dependent flavin oxidoreductase, which yields MRTRVTELFGIEYPIFAFSHCRDVVAAVSRAGGMGVLGALHFTPEELELELKWIDEHVGGKPYGVDVVMPAKYEGADAGDAEELLGKLQGMIPAQHREFLENLLAEHGVEPRGEQAGKALLGWTDVTARPQVEVALKHPIALLANALGPPPADVVEQAHEHGVKVAGLASNARHARKQVEVGVDIIVAQGTEAGGHTGDVATMVLIPEVVDAVGEDTIVLAAGGIGRGRQMAAGMALGADGVWTGSIWLTVDEADTPERALPKLLNATSRDTVRSRAWTGKPARFLKTAWTEAWESENSPGYLPMPMQFMLIADALPRIQRSGDGELVTFPVGQIVGSMNQVKPAAQVVYDLIEEYVEAIERLNAITEG from the coding sequence GTGCGGACACGAGTCACCGAACTATTCGGCATCGAGTACCCGATCTTCGCGTTCAGTCATTGCCGCGACGTGGTCGCGGCGGTGAGCCGCGCCGGCGGCATGGGCGTCCTCGGCGCCCTGCATTTCACCCCCGAGGAACTCGAACTCGAACTGAAGTGGATCGACGAGCACGTCGGGGGCAAGCCCTACGGCGTGGACGTCGTGATGCCCGCCAAGTACGAGGGCGCCGACGCCGGCGACGCCGAGGAACTGCTCGGCAAGCTGCAGGGCATGATCCCGGCGCAGCACCGGGAGTTCCTGGAGAACCTGCTGGCCGAGCACGGCGTGGAGCCGCGCGGCGAGCAGGCCGGCAAGGCGCTGCTCGGCTGGACGGACGTGACCGCGCGGCCGCAGGTCGAGGTGGCGCTCAAGCATCCGATCGCGCTGCTGGCCAACGCGCTCGGGCCGCCCCCGGCGGACGTCGTCGAGCAGGCGCACGAGCACGGCGTGAAGGTCGCCGGGCTGGCCTCCAACGCCCGGCACGCCCGCAAGCAGGTCGAGGTCGGCGTGGACATCATCGTCGCGCAGGGCACCGAGGCCGGCGGGCACACCGGCGACGTCGCCACGATGGTCCTCATCCCCGAGGTCGTGGACGCCGTCGGCGAGGACACCATCGTGCTCGCGGCGGGCGGCATCGGCCGGGGCCGCCAGATGGCCGCCGGCATGGCGCTCGGCGCGGACGGCGTCTGGACGGGCTCGATCTGGCTGACGGTCGACGAGGCCGACACCCCGGAGCGCGCCCTGCCGAAGCTCCTCAACGCCACGTCCCGCGACACCGTCCGGTCCCGGGCCTGGACGGGCAAGCCCGCGCGCTTCCTCAAGACCGCGTGGACCGAGGCGTGGGAGAGCGAGAACTCACCGGGCTACCTCCCGATGCCCATGCAGTTCATGCTGATCGCCGACGCCCTGCCCCGGATCCAGCGGTCCGGCGACGGCGAGCTGGTCACCTTCCCGGTGGGCCAGATCGTCGGCTCGATGAACCAGGTGAAGCCCGCCGCCCAGGTGGTCTACGACCTGATCGAGGAGTACGTCGAGGCGATCGAGCGCCTCAACGCCATCACCGAGGGCTGA